Within Channa argus isolate prfri chromosome 4, Channa argus male v1.0, whole genome shotgun sequence, the genomic segment GTAATCTACAATGTCACATTTGAAGTTGCCaagaaaataaagacttaaCTGAAATTGTACACGTAAGTTTCCTTTGTGTTATGATGTTGGTCAGTAAGCTGCTAATGTGTCTTTTGTATTCCTGAAAGTTCCTGACATGGCAAGCAAGACGCATTTAGACGTTTAGTTTCAGGGGGCCCTTCGTCCTCGGCTTCGGCACCGGTGAGGGGTCTCGTCTCTCCTCAGCTGTGGATAGCTGTACGGGCCTGTCCTGCGTCTGACCTTCAGGCTCAGAAACATTGTTGTAGCAGCCTCTTGGTGAAGGCTTGGGGCTCAGGCGTGGATAGTCCTCGGTCGCATTCATAGTCTCATAATCTGGACTACTCGGGACAAAGTCTTGCTGTTTTACAGAAGCCGTCCTAAGTACCACCATATCCCCAACTGTTACCtgacttttgttgtgtttgtggcgACAACATAATATGACGATAATAATGAGCAACACCAGAATCAGACCTCCTCCACCTGCCAGCACTGCCATCACAGGTTTCGACGTAAAGCAGTTTAATGGACTTTTACAGGTTAGATGAACAACATCGCTGCTCTTTGTGCTCACTTTGTTTTCCACTCTGCATATGAAGGTTCCTTCTCCTTTCAGCAGTGAGGGAGCGagtgtttgtcctgtttttccTGTTACTGACGTGTTATCTTGTGTCCATGAAAACTTCACACTCTGAGGATTGTTTACATTGCAATTTAGGGTAACAGACCCAGATTTTGAGTCACAGACATAAGTCAGAAGAGGTTTTGATACCTTTTCCATCACACAGATATGTCTACTCCAGTTTGCAACTACAGAACCTGAATTCAGCACCGTTGCTTCGTAGGTCCCAGCACCTGAGAATTGCAGGTTCTTCAGCAAAAGAGATCCCGATGGAGAGATGTCCTCTTTCTTTCCAACAGTGACTTTGCCATTGTTACTGGAGTAAACTGATGTCTTATTGTGAGTCCATTTTAAGACATGTGTCTTTGTCAGTTCCTTGTACTCAAAAGGCAGCGACACATCCTGTCCAAGTGCATAGAATTCACAAGTGTGTGCTGCTGAGAGGTTGATAAATCCCGACAGAATGATGACAGCCAGTGTGGCAGCAGAACACCCCATCATGTGCAGCTAAATTTCCTCTGAGAGCTCCAAATTGTATGCTACAAAAATCAGCAGCTTGACTATTTTGAGATTTTTAAGCCCCAGTTGAGAAGGAGTCTCGTCAAGATGAGTTGTTGCATGTGCAACTCAGAAAATAACAAAGCCCTTCAAGAGAAGTGAATGTTTAAAAGGAAGGAAACTGTATGAGCCAAGACTCTAGTTTCAGTTCcaggacaaagaaagaaacattgtCAAAGTCATGTGGGGCATTTTCCACCCCTGTAAATACTCACATGTACATTTAGTCTGATTTGACTTATGCACAGAACAGTCATTCCAAAATATTGGTGAGCAAGCCTCTGAAACCATTTGACCTTTGCTTACTATGTAATTTTTCGGACATAAGGGAACATGATTAACTCCAGTTCACTTGAATTACTGAGAACTTTCATTGTGAAATGTTTGAGGGGACATTTTAAGCtttcataaattacattttaattcaaaaaaCGTGACATGTATGTTTTAACTGATCCTTTTAGcctgtgcacattttaaatcttgTTTTACATCCAAAGGCAGATCTGAACATCTcagacaaaaatatgttgaataaatatgaataacCCAGTCAGGCTATAACCTCCTTAATACTGCATGGGCTCTGAAGCACACAGCAGCCAGCAATTCACAGTCCAATACTTCAGCGACTTAATATACACAGCACTGTATATTAAAATGGTGAAATAATATAAGATTTATTATCACTTAGATATTTCCCTGTTggcttttgtattatttatccTGTTTATTGGTTTTTGTCTGTCAAAGAATATAAATGACGTTCATTTGTCTTGTCTAAATTGGTTTAGTCACGGCTGACTTTTCTGATAAAGCAACTGAATAATGGGAGGCCGCCACCTTCTGCAAATATCTGTCgcaaatgcttttgttttagtgGCTTTGGTTAAGAAGCTCAATTATAATcgtatgttttttttgtttttttttttcattagagaTGTTGGTTGTGCTGtcaattaaaaatttaaatcaaaccaTTTCAATAAGCTTCGGATGCAACAAGATATTTAATCCCACCAGAGCAAGTAGCAAATAACTTTCTCATCTCAGTGCTCTCAGGTTTTGCAGCCGAGCTGGCATTTTGTCATGCtattaaataaacagtttgCGTATGAAATGTATCTCAATCCTCATAATCAAGTGAGCCTTCTGCAAAAACCCCACAGCATTTCCAGTAAACCATTATTGTTCAGTTAGCTTCTAGAAATACCCCTCATTCCACAATTCATGctcccccaaacacacacacacacacacacacacacacacacacactactacaATGATACTGCCTCAAGCTGCACTTGAACGAGTTCATTTTTCACCCTGCAACTATAATTTCATGCAATTAGCAGTGATTCACCATCTTTCTGTAGCTCTCAGCACCTTCAAAGAAAACCCATAGCAAGTAGAACACCTGTTTCTTTTAGTTTCACTGTCATTACAGTTTTTCCTACCCTGAGGAAATAGATTGATATAAAATGTCAGCTATTCAGAGGGGCCTACTGAGAGCTGGATGCAATGGATTCCTAGTTATAAATGTTCTACAGATTATGTCTTCAAGAATTTTCCTTACCAGCTCTCAAATggtaacgtgtgtgtgtgtgtgtgtgcgtatgtgtgtgggtgcctgcatgtgtgtgtgtgttgagcaaGTAGAAAGCAAGCAGGCAGCACAGAAGTTAAAAACAGACAAGCAGACATGTGGTACACTTGTGTTTTATATCATAGCTGATATGAGCTCAAGGAGAAGGTTATTCCCAACTCTCCACCTTTTTGATCAATAGCAAGACCTTGACCTTTAACTTGAAGTAAAAAGCCATAGGTGTCAGCTGGAGGAGTTTCACAACTTAGCTTTTGACATTTCCCATTTCACCACCCACTGCAGTTGTGTCAATGAGATTGCACATTGGAACTATGGGAaccatcattcattttaaatacatgccACATAAAGCATAATTATTCACACACTTAATATTGGTGATGAGCAAAGGTGGCTGTCATTCAACTTAAATATGTGTTTGCGTGGTTTGTATGTTTCAGAATCGTCTGGTTAATTAAAGTCTTTATGGACGCTGGACCAAGCAGTGCTAGTGAGACCAAATTCAAGCTGCTACTTTAAAGTCAAAACATATAATTACTGGGACCAGGTTCCTCTGTGGGGCTACTGTAGAAACACGGAGGTCCAACATGGCGGATTCTGTCGGATTCTTTCAGGCCTTTACACACAAAGTATGAATACTCTATTCCACTTCTGCTAAAGGATCCCTCTAAATCTGTCCCTCctaaaatgtttcacataaGCTACAGTGCTATAGATAAGGGCACCTTTTAGTTCTGACTCTGTAATTTTGCACattgtatttgaaataaaatttgaGGCTATGTGTtaaattccccccccccccccaaaagcACAGACTTTCATGTTTAACCTATAGGTGAGATctgataaaatatgttttcacccAATTCCCCCCTCCCACAAAGCTTAAGTCCCACACTGTTCATCCAATATCAATGTGAACATCTACAGAACACCCTCAAAGCTGAGAGACAGCACTTTAACCTCAAAGCAGGTGTTTCCTTTCAAATTCAGTGAGCTGGAGCGGAGCCAAAGCCACGAAACACATATCACTGTCCTAATACTTACAGCCTGTGCAGGATGAAGATAAATCCTCGACAAATTATTTGGGGACAACCATGGCTCCAGTCCATGAAGGCTAAATCAGCCCGAGTCTGCATCCTGTTAACCTACAAATGTTTTCCCAAGTcggtatataaaaatatattcaaataatcAACATCAAGCAACATAATGAGCACCATTACTTTTCTGAAGGTATATGAATATTGAAGCTACGTAGGTATCGTGactctttcattttattgtaataatataaatgtGGCATCTGTTGTACTGTAGGCTTGTCATCAGGCCACATCTGTGATCATTTGCATCTGTTAGTAGAAGAGTAAACATCCAGACTCAGTTCACTTCTGCTCTTGTCACAACGTTTCCTCACGTCCATGACGGAAAAGAGGAACTAAGCTTGGCGGAACACGAACAAGTGTCTGATGACATATGTACTGACACAATGTGACACAGAACGTGAAAATATTGCTGGTGATCTGAGAAACTTTAGGAAACACAATTGTTATTAATGATTGTCCAGGCCATTATGAGCGTGTTCCTGACCATCACTGCAGACTGTGTGTCTGATGTCAAATCTGAcctgtttttagtgttttatcatCCCTTTTGTTCCCCTTCTGTAGCATGGCCTCTTAATTGGCTATGAAGTGAGGTCTGAATAGGTCGGGCAGGGGTTAATTGGCCTCGGTTTCTGGTCCCTTAAGCTTTGAGGCAGGGAGCCCGTCTGCCTAGCTGATGTTTAATT encodes:
- the LOC137126110 gene encoding carcinoembryonic antigen-related cell adhesion molecule 21-like translates to MMGCSAATLAVIILSGFINLSAAHTCEFYALGQDVSLPFEYKELTKTHVLKWTHNKTSVYSSNNGKVTVGKKEDISPSGSLLLKNLQFSGAGTYEATVLNSGSVVANWSRHICVMEKVSKPLLTYVCDSKSGSVTLNCNVNNPQSVKFSWTQDNTSVTGKTGQTLAPSLLKGEGTFICRVENKVSTKSSDVVHLTCKSPLNCFTSKPVMAVLAGGGGLILVLLIIIVILCCRHKHNKSQVTVGDMVVLRTASVKQQDFVPSSPDYETMNATEDYPRLSPKPSPRGCYNNVSEPEGQTQDRPVQLSTAEERRDPSPVPKPRTKGPLKLNV